The genome window AACGATAAATATATTTGTGCATTAAACATTACAAATTGAATTATACTGTAGCATAAGAAAAAGgtaaacttattttctttttattcttggtTGGAAATTACTATTACTCTAGAATCAATCAATTATATATTCTGCTATATTTAATTGGTGTTGATTAATTGCAACCTACATAGGTGGAGTTAAACTATTAATACTAGAATGAAAACGAGAAAAAAAGGACCTAGGAAATAATATATATGGcgggaagaaaagaaaaaaatttaacgatcgtgataaaataaataaatgggGCTAATGGTACTGAAAGAAGTGGAGCAGTTTCCAAAGACTATAATTCGAAGCTTCTCATCTCTCCtattttttgttaaattctaACCCACTAAACCCTTCTTCTTCTAAAATAACTACCCCAACTTGTCCATTGATGGTTCAGttcatagatttttatttttaaaatactttACTAGTCTAATCACTGTAGTACGTGGCAGCCCTTCAAATTCATTCATTTCTTCCTTTTATCACTTCACTTTCACTTGTCATAAAAAATACCAAAACTGTGAACTTGTTACCAGTCCATCGACTTGTCTGTTTGGAAGAAATGTTTGATATATTCTTTGGGTGGAGAAAAGCTTCTAAATGGTAAATATGAACTAGTagttttatcttcttttttttccttgttAAAGAAGGTGAAAGAGCTTAATTATTCTTTATTGGTTATATTTTCTGTGGCAgtaagaatttaattaaaagagttGAGTGCCGGCTTAAGCTGCTGAAGAACAAGAGAAGTTGCATTATCAGGCAGCTGAGGGATGATTTATCTGAGCTACTTAGAAATGGGCATTACGAAATTGTTACTGAGAGAGTACGTAATATGGATTCCTTAATCAAATAATTATGGTTCTTTGGACAGGAATTATATTTCTCTTTCTGTCCCTCAAAATTTTCAACAATTCCCCTGCTAGCCTAATGTATTCATATAACTGCTGTGACCTGATTTTCTTGTCTTCAGTAGTTTGTTGAAGTTTTTATGAGAAAGCTTGTTATATATATCAGATAACTTGTACATTTGATGATTATTCTGTTCATTTTCCTACAATTTTCAGGTTGAACAGCTATTTATGGATGAAAAAATGGTGGCAGTGTATGACTTACTGGAGAATTACTGTGAATTTATAATCCATAACCTTCCGTATATTCGCAGACACAAGTAAGAAATAATAGTATTTCAATGATTTAATTGCATGAATGAGTAGTGATTGATCTCTTCGTATTTGTTCTGTTCCAGGGACTGTCCCAATGACATAAATGAAGCAGTGGCAAGTCTAATATTTGCATCTGCAAGACTCGGTGATTTGCCCGAGCTTGTGATGATTCGGAAGCTCTTTGGCGAACGTTATGGCCAGAGATTTGAAACATCTGCCCTTCAATTACTCCCTGGGAATCTTGTCAGCCATCAGGTTATCCAAATCTTGCACGAACGCCTTTTCCAAACTTAAAGTCTTTGAGTATTATATCTTTCTAACTCTGATCCTTCTTTGAACACAGATAAAGGATAATTTATGCACAAATTGTGTATCAGATGAAGAGAAATACAGATTGGTGGATGAAATAGCAAGGATTTGCTTCCAACAAGGACCTTTGCTTCTTGAATACAGACGTGAATCACAAGAAGAGCTGGTAATTATTTATGCAATCCATCAAAATATGTTCATAAAATAGCataagcaaaagaaaaagataaagcaTGTTTTTCCTGCTTTATTCTTGTTGGCACCACACAATTCCTTATGCCAAGAAATTGCAGGTAAACGGAACAAGTAATGCAGCAGCTGATTACAAGGAAAATGGACTAATGAGATTAAAGGATCCCAACATTATAGAGACAGAAGCAAAGATAGTAAATGCTGATTATTCATCTAAGAGGAGGAATGTAATTGAAGATCCTTCCGTTTCTCGCCAAGAACTGCTTCCTACTGCAAGTTCAACATGCTTTTCAACAACTAACACTTATAAAGATTCAGTGCACCACAAAAGAGTTCTACATTCTGCTCAGCCATGTTATTTGTCCCAATCCCCATTTTCAAGTCCTGAACGCTTTATAGGAAGGGATATGGGGAAAATTAATGGCTTTGCTGTGGATAAAAACATAGAAAGAAGAGATGCAGAATCAACTACAGAAGATTCAGCTGAATCGCCACAGCAGATGATATACCTAGATGACATTCAGGAGTTTGAGTCTGTTGTGAGCAAAGATGCGAGATTCCAGGATCAGAGGCTATTCATGTTCAAAGCCCCTTTTGCTCCCTTGAGACTAAAGATAGATACTAGAAGCAATTTTGAAGGTATTAAGAAAAATATTCAGTTGCAGAATGCAAAGGAACGATCAAGAAACTCGAGGAAGAACAACAAGATATCTGGAAAAAGAATGAGAAGGAGATCACTTTCCATTGAGAAGAGCTTTGTGTCAGACACTGATAATACAATGTACTACGGTGACTTACGTGAGAGTTCTCCAGATAGCAAACCTAAACGCCAAAACAGGCGAAGAAATTCCAGGAAGAGTACCTCTGTTGAGGAAAATCAGAAGTCCTATTATACATTTGCACATGACAGCCAAGATCAACCTTGCTATGTCAAATTCAGAAGCACATTGACATTTGTCAATTCGAGATGCAATGGGCCAATGGAAAATTACTGCAGTTTGGAGCATCCATGTTATTACTGGATTGCTGATGAAAGAGATAACGGGGAATTTCCTTTTCGCGTGCCAAGGAGAAGAGCCAAAGCTGCAAAGGATTTTAGTAAACATAGTCTTAAGGAAAGGAAAAACGGATTTTATCAATGCCAATGTTCCTGCAGCCAAGACCAACATATCATTGCAAAAACTAGTCAAGATGTTGGACTAATGAGGGATCATTTTGTAAAACCTGATACTGAGGAAGTATGGAAAAGCCAAGAAACTTGTTCTTCAATTATGTCCTCTGTATCAAGAGTGACAGATCAAAgggcaagaaaagaaaatcaaaatccTTATTTGAGGGCAATGACTATGCCTCCTGAAAGGCCTAAAGATAGCAACATAGATAACTTTATACGGTCAAACTCCTTCCCAGTTCAAGAGCTTGGAAATGGATTATCTGAAAATAGCCATGTCCATCCTAAGCTACCAGACTATGACGAAATAGCAGCTAAATTCATGGCTCTCAAGAAAGAGAAACTGCAAAACAAATGCTAGCATTACTTACATCAATGGCTTTACCATATCATGACCATCTTTACTCTAGGCTGGAACAAATTACTTGAGTtactttttttattcttttctttgTTCATAAAATAGCAGTCATACTTGCATTGTAAATGGATATTTCTTTGTGTGTGTCTTGGAGTGAAATGAGTTATGCTTTGATGAAACTAGATTGTGTTTTGGTGCTTAACTATTAAATTCTGAGTGGTCCTATACTGCTTTTACTCATTGCTGCAGCTTTGATGTAGAAATTCTTGAACCGATAATACTAtcattcttttcatatcatttaaaaaaaattccCCTAAAAGACTCACTTAGGCAATCAGTAAACAGTTTAATGGAATAGACATTAGGTGAACAGCCCTCAGTTTTTCTCAGTTGAGATTGATTTATTTTTGGTGAACCATCAAATACTAGCCCATGTTTCACGCAAAGTAAAGTTGTGGTATGAACCAAATTAGAAATGGGCTTTCTTTCATAAATGGCCAACCAGACATTATCCTGAGACCTTTGCGGCCATGGCACCATAAATATCTTACTACATCCTGTGGATATAATACCTGGACATTATATGAAACATATATATGTTGAAAATGGtcttttttacttatttttttcaTTATAACTTATTAAAACAGAAGTGCCAAGGGAAGTAAATCTTAATTATACTAAACTTAAGTAGTTCACTACCTCCAGCTCTATAATTATCTTAATTTTGAGCCTTAGTTTTTGTTATGTCTACATATGATTCGCTTGGAAAGACCTTTTTTATAATTACTATGCATATTTGATAACTGATCACTAATATAACTAAGAATTAATTCTAATATATGAAAGCAAGTTAAAAAAAATGTATACATCTAGTTTATAACAAACTCTCTTGTAACAGAAATATTCATATAAATAGTGttcaaattataaaaataaataaaatatttcccAAATATCTTTATGTATGAGATCCTTCGAAACACAGAATGCGTACAACATTAACTAAGCCTCAATctcaaaatttatatatatacaaatctAAAACTTATTCTCAACTAGTAGGTATCacctataaaaaaaaataatgtgttgctctgataccaaatctAAGAAAGGGACAAATTAAGAAACCCAAATCTAAGAATTTAATAtgttgctctgataccaaatttaaaaatggataaataaagaaaacaataaaaatattGTTAAGCAAATATTGAAAAAAGAATTGGCAAAGGATAAACACGTGTTGGAAAGAGAATCATAGAAAGAAAGAGCAACCTCATATTTTCAGAAAAAGATAACACAGATAATAAAAACTCAAATATGTGATATCATAAAATGAAGACGATAACTCTagaatgagctttgactcaatgGCTCTGTATAATTTGAATGGCTCTGTATAATTTAAACATATGAAAAAATAATAAAGAGACATAAGTGGAAGAACAGTAGAACGTATGAGACATAAAACTGACAATCTGAAAAAAGATAATAAGGTGTGTTGTGTCAGAAGATGAGGAGCAATAATGAAAGTAAAGGacaaataaaaaagaattttttCTTTCAAAGCCACGTGAAGAATGCGACTTAGCGAAGCACCCAACAtgctgaaataaaaaaaattaaaagcatTTTAAGTTCCTATTAAAGTCCATAGCTCTATATAAATAGTTAGACTATCTGTTAGACAAATGTGTAAAAATATCTGCAAGTCTCTTAAATATTCTCTCATCCTCTCCTATCACTGTCatattttttctatctctttTTGTATCCCTAACCCCTTGTTTATAAGTTGTTTGTAATTGTATATCATTCTCTGCGGTGTGAAAGTTTATAAAGACTCTTTGGGTTTTCTCTTCCCTCTCTCTATTATTAACTAAGTAAGTTTTATGTTCCAGTTAAATTTAgatgtatattttattttaagattTCAAGATTTTTcctatttatattatcatgtattTATTTAGTTTTATCATTTGCTTCATTATGTATCAGTATTATTGTTAAAATCTTGGTGTGATCACTCTAAGTATATAGTTAGCTTTTAAATTATTATGTAACTTCGATAGATTAACCTGTAAATTGTTAGAAAAAAATTCACTCATAGTTTACCCATAAAATTGAAGGGTATTTATTTGACCATGGCTAGGGTGAGATTAAAGAAACAAGTGCTAAAAGTTAGGTTGAAAAGAAGAAGTAAAAGGAGATGTAAAACAATCTTGAAGAACAAGACATAATTTAAATTGGTTACATATTAAACTGAAAGAGTTAAGAACATAAAGGATTCAGGGAGTACCGAGTAggatttataatatatatatatatatatatatatatatatatatatatataaaactcaatCAAAATTACTACAAATTTATGCCAATTAATATTTCTAACTATAATATAGAAACATTCGCTTGAAGTCTACCCGTGAATCTAGAAGAACTTAAATTACatgtgtagacaataaattttgcgtcgagaaaataatcgagactgaaaaatattacaataatcgtagtatttgatttcgagtaatttgagtgttacaatctctatgaatcctctgattcttctttccaatagtaaataaattcaagggcccttgatcttgatcttgaatatgtagttgttgccacgaataatgatcttgaattcaactagcacaaactttgatttgaactcgtactccttgaatcttgatttgttctttgttcttgagcttgattgcatgaacttgaacttgattgtttGAAGCTTGAAACTCGTGGAGGAATTTACAACGTTTGATCCACAAGCTCTTTCTTGCtttttgttataacttctggtgtcttttctgaattatgaagacccatatttatagttgtgggagggaagagttatgataaaaataaactctttccgaccaatcagattgaagagtgacaaggctgcatttgattggccagaacatgtcacttgtacATGTGACGCGGTtttattggccttttaatttgacttggcatgccttgtcattttgacacgtggcacgatcctattggccctttcgtttgacttggcgtgccacgtcatttgacacgtggcaccaaaagaagtgggctcatcactttatcccaattaaatgggctagctcaatggattaagacttatttatttaatccatatatattggacttatataattaatataattatattagcccataatatttatttggaccaatatattttgaatttaaaatatagtccaaattattttatgaatttaatttaaataaaatttatatgcctataACATgtaaatattatattatactcTACAGTAGATCTAGCAGTACATTTATTACCTAGAACAAAATTGAAATAATTGTTATAATTTTCGTAGAAAGTCGCTCTCTTCATAAAATATTGAATAGAATTCAATCTATGAATTTAATATATATCAATCTAGAACTATGTGTAAACTATGCTATTTAGAATGATGTATGAAATATTAAAATGTATAAAAGAAGTTTTGACACTAACAACTAAAATAGAAACAGATAATAGTGAGACTAGCCATATGACAAAGCTCAGAATATCAGCAATAGAAAATAGATTAAATGACTTATACAAAAGATTATATAAAATTGAAAAGAACAAAGAGAAAATAACAAAAGTGCCAAACTAGCAGAGATTACCTATATGAATTTTTTTTTCCATTGTGCGTTATCTTTAGCTAAAGAATTATAAAACAAAACTTAGGATTGTCACTATCCAATCTTATATGACACGGATTGACTTTCTGTAGTCAAATTTTATTTGATTCTTTTAaatgtaaaaagaaaaaatatcttGTAGATCTAATTATTAACCATTAATAAAACGTTGACTTTCTTCTTtagaacaatttttttttactttcttcTTCATTATGTAAGCTGGAGAGACTTGGTTGACATGCAACCTTAATTAACATCATAGTGCTTAATGAAATGGCGTCCAAATGGCCACTAATAGCCATTTTTTAGTAATTAAATTTGATGATAAACATTGATCTCGTCGACAAAACACTCAAGTTCACTAGCTAATTTTATTTGCAGCCGACCAATTGGgattttttatttgtttaattacATATAGTTAAGTTTTAGTCCTCAAGTTATTGTTCCCAGTTTTCGACGGAACTTATGTTCTAACCTACGAGGCTACGACTACAAAACACTCAAAACATCTCATTAGCTTTTTCTTTGTCAACTACTGCTTTAATGTTAAATTAGTTGAGGATGTGGTTTTAAGTGGACAATGTACtgcaacaagaacaacaacaacaacaaaaaaaaaaaaaataacaataacaacaacccagtaaaattttactaatggagtctggggaggatagtgtgtacgcagaccttacccctaccccgaaggaatagagaggctgtttccgaaagaccctcggctcaaaaaaaaaaaaagacaaaaggaaaaaaagggagacaatattaatatcacaataacaatcataggataaataagaacaccatgaaatccagaagaaagatgtaaaGTAAAGAGATACAATATTAGTATCGccacaacagtcataagaaaaataggaataccataaaatctagaagaaagatgtaaagcaaaagcgatagctagtaaataggacctacactgaaaagcaaaatagtaagccacagcattcccactagttatcttagacaaaaaccctacatggttagtcccaccatgttacgaagtaaggcacggctcaactacctcctaacctacaaccctaagtGGACAATGTACTAAAATACTTAAAATaatcttcaaaaaaaaaatattaaaatgagacaaGATTAGAATAAAACTACTCATAGTACATTTAATTTGTTTTAGTCTTTTCTTATTGTTGGTATTATTATCACAAGTTGGTAATGCAAAGCCAAAGTTTTTTTGTGGGtcccttttttcttttacttCGTTTATCTAGTGTAAAATCCAAAAGTTTCATATAAATTAGGAATGGGACTTTCTTTTATTTTACGAAAAAGATCAAAACTACCCCAATTATTTGTTAAATGGTTTACGGATACCCTCACTCGATCTATCCGTCTAAAAATACATCAGTCTAGTAGGGTAGTTTTGACCCTTCATTTGGTAAGCTCATTTTCACACTCATCGGTAATGAGTTGTACCTTATTGAGCTTAAAGAGCTAGTAAAAGGTAGTGAGCTCGCACATGTGAGCTTGTATATCTTCATGTTTGCATTTATTAGACACCTTTATTAAATTTCAATACATAATGCTCTACAAAGTGGATAATTGAAAATTTGGGTGCTAAATTACATTAGACTGGTTGAATTACAGACAAATGGATCTTATTAAAGGTTAAGAAAGGGATAAAAACACATTTATTTTTTTTCCTGCGGTTAATTTTGAAATAAATCGGGGGTCTATTAAAAATAACCTCTTTAGTTTCATGAAATAGGGGTAAAATatgcataatatatatatatatatatatatatatatatatatatatatatatatatatatatatatatatatatatatatatatatatatatacggaccTCACAGTGAGGAAATACACTAGgtgtttgttattgttgttggttAATTCTAAAAGAAACATTCACTGTTGTTCCCTTCTTAAAATCTTCCATCTTAAATCCTTACAACTGTACAAGTATGTTATTGGAGATAACTGACTACTCATACCATTGATCATTCAACGAAATTTAAAAGAAggcaaacaaaaaaagaaaatttgAGAAAGAAGTTTCACGCTTCAGCTTATGAAGAGcattttttatatattaaaaaaattaactaaaaaatattatttctaaTAGAATAAGTAGTACGAGTTAGATATTTTTATCAGCCTTACGAATTTCAATATATAATCATTGCTGTACTAATAAATGTTACATAAAGTTGAAAATTACAAGGAAAAAACTTGTGATTTTGCAGTTCCAGATATGCGTTTTCAACTCCAAATTTCCAATATTTAGTCAAAAGGTAAGGAATACGAAAAAGTAAATGGAAGAAGAAGTAGAAGAAATTTTCAATGTGGAATGAGAAAGATACTAGTTCTAGAGAGTTCCATGGTCAAATAATGTTGTTATACGATAGGAGGACTGGTCCCTTTAAATGTTAGAGACAGAGTTAGAGTTCTGAAAAGATAATTTGTTgaattttaaataaattatatataatattaagtagattttttaatataaatataatacttGAGCTGAATTTTGTTAAACGTTGTGTGGATAGATGATTATTGTTGTGGTCATATATTCCAAAAGAGGCTCTCATTTGCATGACAGTTTCATGCATGCTTTGGTCACCTAATCTATGTAGATGGATTTTGGTTGGTGAGTTTTCATCATTAATGGGGGGGCAAAGAAAACGACTTCTCTCTTTTTTCACCACGAGACGAGATTAATATCTGCAAATCCATTGGCTTCTACTCTAATCCTTTGCTTTCCACTTTAATTTATTCTCGTCTTTTCTTTCTCTCTATTTTTTAGGGTCGATCGGTTGTACACTCTAATCCAAGTCTAGCTACAGTCTAAATTGACGGACAAAACACTATTATCTCCCAAAGTCTTTGAACATTAAACAAAACATATTTTCGGTTACATCGGAAACCAAATCACCAGTAATTCTTCACATGTGATTACTAACTAATTAAATTTCCATCAGGCAAATGGCGCACTTGGACAAACgataattgaaaagaaaatattatttatcGTATTCGTACCTAATGTTTTTACCATACTATATTTGTTTACCTTGGTATAATGGTAGTCATCTGCAAACATTTTTCATCAAAAGGTGAAAAATGACTTTCCATTTTTATGAACGGAAGTCATTTTTCATACGATTATCTTAATATTTAACTTACTACACTTATTATTAATCTCTACTACTTGGTAGTTTAAAAACTCTTTGATTTGTtaataatattattaatatttaatatttttttttatacccATACACCAAccaaatatttatcaaaatacatatttttcgTGAAATATTTTTTCCCCTAGAGGAAACGACAAATTACAGTACCCTTTCAATCAGGAGTGGCGAGTTGTAGCAAGTTGTCAGGGATGTACATGGATCGGGTTGGTTTggattttctaattaccaaaccaaaccaattgtatcgggttattaaatctaaatatcaaaccaaaccaataaaagtcgggttttttaatctcgggttttcggattttttcggatttttttccaTAAAaacttcatagcacaaaacgtgaactttgtgctccaaatatttctttaatcctagtaagacagaactatataaggtgtttttcaataaaataacataaatatgagatgagtcatggcattgtactaaaatattcaacaataaagataataaaatcgtataaaataaatattattaataagccataatgaaaacaaacataatttaaaattatgactaataagtactattatttacataactaaccactaaaagaaaaataagttatatattttatctaaaccatggaaaaactaaaaaatagatatccaacactattttcattcatactACAATTGAATcgaatgtcttttattagcattagttctgatttgattttggtttaggatttattttagttactaaca of Nicotiana tomentosiformis chromosome 7, ASM39032v3, whole genome shotgun sequence contains these proteins:
- the LOC104101231 gene encoding uncharacterized protein, which produces MFDIFFGWRKASKCKNLIKRVECRLKLLKNKRSCIIRQLRDDLSELLRNGHYEIVTERVEQLFMDEKMVAVYDLLENYCEFIIHNLPYIRRHKDCPNDINEAVASLIFASARLGDLPELVMIRKLFGERYGQRFETSALQLLPGNLVSHQIKDNLCTNCVSDEEKYRLVDEIARICFQQGPLLLEYRRESQEELVNGTSNAAADYKENGLMRLKDPNIIETEAKIVNADYSSKRRNVIEDPSVSRQELLPTASSTCFSTTNTYKDSVHHKRVLHSAQPCYLSQSPFSSPERFIGRDMGKINGFAVDKNIERRDAESTTEDSAESPQQMIYLDDIQEFESVVSKDARFQDQRLFMFKAPFAPLRLKIDTRSNFEGIKKNIQLQNAKERSRNSRKNNKISGKRMRRRSLSIEKSFVSDTDNTMYYGDLRESSPDSKPKRQNRRRNSRKSTSVEENQKSYYTFAHDSQDQPCYVKFRSTLTFVNSRCNGPMENYCSLEHPCYYWIADERDNGEFPFRVPRRRAKAAKDFSKHSLKERKNGFYQCQCSCSQDQHIIAKTSQDVGLMRDHFVKPDTEEVWKSQETCSSIMSSVSRVTDQRARKENQNPYLRAMTMPPERPKDSNIDNFIRSNSFPVQELGNGLSENSHVHPKLPDYDEIAAKFMALKKEKLQNKC